One Miscanthus floridulus cultivar M001 chromosome 11, ASM1932011v1, whole genome shotgun sequence DNA window includes the following coding sequences:
- the LOC136494365 gene encoding trihelix transcription factor ASR3-like — MSANTVAKAAAAPMTTATSSDPSPSSSSGAAPSPLSLLRPHTHTHGHGHGHGHMTPPSLAAPPPSPASAPRDYRKGNWTLQETLILITAKRLDDDRRAGGAHGHGHGVPPAAAGSPTTPRSAEQRWKWVENYCWNHGCLRSQNQCNDKWDNLLRDYKKVRDYESRATATAPATAAPAPGATNIRGLPSYWAMERHERKDRNLPTNLAPEVYDALTDVLSRRAARRGGAAIAAAPPPPLALPPPPPPPSPPKPLLVQPRAPPPPPPPLPLPAVAVAPPATSVSAEELTGSSESGEDGSDGGEPEPKRRRLNRLGSSVMRSATVLARTLVACEEKRERRHREVLELEERRLRLEEERTEVRRQGFAGLVSAVNSLSSAIHALVSDHRSGDSASR; from the exons ATGTCGGCCAACACCGTAGCCAAGGCGGCGGCAGCGCCCATGACGACCGCGACCTCCTCCGACCCCTCGCCGTCGTCCTCGTCCGGCGCCGCGCCGTCCCCGCTCTCGCTGCTCCGcccgcacacgcacacgcacggccacggccacggccacggccacatgACGCCGCCGTCGCTCGCGGCCCCGCCGCCGTCCCCGGCCTCCGCGCCCAGGGACTACCGCAAAGGCAACTGGACCCTCCAGGAGACGCTCATCCTCATCACGGCCAAGCGCCTGGACGACGACCGCCGCGCCGGCGGCgcccatggccacggccacggggTGCCTCCCGCCGCGGCGGGGTCGCCCACGACGCCGCGGTCGGCGGAGCAGCGGTGGAAGTGGGTGGAGAACTACTGCTGGAACCACGGCTGCCTCCGCAGCCAGAACCAGTGCAACGACAAGTGGGACAACCTCCTCCGCGACTACAAGAAAGTCCGCGACTACGAGTCCCGCGCCACCGCAACCGCGCCGGCcaccgccgcccccgcccccggcgCCACCAACATACGGGGTCTCCCGTCCTACTGGGCCATGGAGCGGCACGAGCGCAAGGACCGCAACCTCCCCACCAACCTGGCGCCCGAGGTGTACGACGCGCTGACGGACGTGCtctcgcgccgcgccgcgcggcgAGGGGGCGCGGCGATCGCGGCCGCACCGCCACccccgctcgcgctgcctccgccacctcctcctccatcgcCGCCGAAGCCCCTTCTCGTTCAGCCCCgcgctccaccgcctcctcctcctccgctgcCACTTCCGGCGGTGGCCGTGGCGCCGCCGGCGACGTCGGTTTCCG CGGAGGAGCTGACGGGGTCGTCGGAGTCCGGTGAGGACGGGTCGGACggcggcgagccggagccgaagcGGCGGCGGCTGAACCGGCTGGGGTCCAGCGTGATGCGCAGCGCGACGGTGCTGGCGCGCACCCTGGTGGCGTGCGAGGAGAAGCGGGAGCGGCGGCACCGGGAGGTCCTGGAGCTGGAGGAGCGGCGGCTGCGGCTGGAGGAGGAGCGCACGGAGGTGCGGCGCCAGGGCTTCGCGGGCCTTGTCTCCGCCGTCAACAGCCTCTCCAGCGCCATCCACGCGCTCGTCTCCGACCACCGCAGCGGCGACTCCGCCTCCCGGTAA
- the LOC136494030 gene encoding probable adenylate kinase 6, chloroplastic gives MAGISRAIWACAAASRRTLSAASGAALPKEEAAAGVRTAATGRRGRDQEDGRRVQWVFLGCPGVGKGTYASRLSQLLVVPHIATGDLVRDALASPGPFSKKLAEIVNHGKLVSDEIIINLLSRRLEEGEEKGELGFILDGFPRTIRQAEILEGVTDIDLVINLKLREEALLAKCLGRRMCSQCGGNFNVASIDIEGGNGGARMYMPPLLPPPQCESKLITRADDTEEVVKERLRVYHDLTEPVEEFYRARGKLLEFNLPGGIPESWPKLLQALNIEDPENKKSAAA, from the exons ATGGCGGGGATCTCTCGCGCGATCTGGGCCTGCGCCGCCGCGTCCCGGCGGACCCTGTCCGCTGCTTCGGGGGCGGCGctgccgaaggaggaggcagCGGCGGGGGTGAGAACGGCGGCGACCGGGCGCAGGGGGCGGGATCAGGAGGACGGGAGGCGCGTGCAGTGGGTGTTCCTCGGGTGCCCCGGGGTGGGCAAGGGCACCTACGCCAGCCGCCTCTCGCAGCTGCTCGTCGTCCCGCACATCGCCACCGGCGACCTCGTCCGCGACGCCCTGGCCTCCCCTGGCCCCTTCTCGAAGAAG CTTGCTGAGATTGTCAATCATGGAAAACTGGTGTCTGATGAGATCATCATAAATCTGCTGTCAAGACGTctggaagagggagaagaaaagGGTGAATTGGGGTTCATCCTTGATGGTTTTCCTCGAACCATAAGACAAGCG GAGATACTTGAAGGAGTCACAGATATTGATTTGGTGATCAACCTCAAGCTCCGAGAAGAAGCTCTGCTTGCAAAATGCCTTGGCAGAAGGATGTGCAGCCAGTGTGGAGGAAACTTCAATGTGGCCTCCATTGATATTGAGGGTGGAAATGGTGGAGCTCGAATGTACATGCCTCCACTATTGCCTCCTCCACAGTGTGAATCGAAGCTAATAACCAGAGCAGATGATACTGAAGAAGTGGTAAAGGAGCGGCTACGTGTGTACCATGATTTG ACTGAACCAGTGGAGGAATTCTACAGAGCACGTGGGAAACTCTTGGAGTTCAATCTACCTGGTGGAATACCCGAATCATGGCCAAAATTATTGCAAGCCTTGAACATAGAAGACCCCGAAAATAAGAAATCTGCAGCagcatga
- the LOC136494029 gene encoding plant UBX domain-containing protein 7-like — protein MAGDPPTAAEKETLVSSFLEIAAGQTPETATQFLQMTSWHLEEAVQLFYIDGESALTAAHPAAPPPAAAATSALAAAAGVEEAMRFAPPPAAALGDAMLNGFGVGEDDDVRAPLPVKRETLYGEGIVSVMRPNAPAAFRNFEQEARQSAVWDSDQNATSSSGDNLASLYRPPFSLMFNGHFDKAKLEASSLDKWLLINLQSTEEFSSHMLNRDTWGNEAVAQLIRSNFIFWQVYYDTSEGRKVCTYYHLVSMPAILLIDPVTGQKIHAWNGMVHPDRLLEDLLPYLDKGPKEHHAAQPQKRPRKVDQEASSGKQGKIVVEDEDEELARAVAASLEESKEVIEASDASDDMAEAEPEVDNEPSLKIKPDYPPLPEEPTGSRDLLCRVAIRLPNNRRIQRNFLHTDPIKLLWSLCAPQVEDGEKRAFHFVQAIPGASQKLEFGSDQTFKEAGLANSMINLLWD, from the exons ATGGCGGGCGATCCCCCGACGGCCGCGGAGAAGGAGACCCTGGTCTCCTCTTTCCTCGAGATCGCCGCCGGCCAGACCCCCGAGACTGCCACCCAGTTCCTACAG ATGACGAGCTGGCACCTGGAGGAGGCGGTGCAGCTGTTCTACATCGACGGCGAGTCCGCCCTCACCGCTGCGCATCCGGCGGCCCCGCCGCCTGCTGCGGCGGCCACGTCGGctttggcggcggcggccggggtgGAAGAGGCGATGAG GTTCGCTCCACCCCCGGCGGCTGCACTGGGCGATGCAATGTTGAATGGATTTGGGGTTGGGGAGGACGACGACGTTCGCGCGCCTCTGCCTGTGAAGAGGGAGACTCTCTACGGCGAGGGCATCGTGTCTGT CATGCGACCTAATGCACCAGCTGCATTTCGTAACTTTGAACAAGAAGCAAGACAATCCGCTGTTTGGGACTCTGACCAGAATGCTACATCTAGTTCTGGTGATAATCTTGCTTCTTTATACCGTCCGCCTTTTTCTTTGATGTTCAATGGACACTTTGACAAG GCAAAGTTAGAGGCTTCTTCCCTGGACAAATGGCTATTAATCAATTTGCAGTCAACAGAGGAATTTAGCTCTCACATG CTTAATCGAGATACTTGGGGAAACGAAGCGGTGGCTCAACTAATTCGGTCAAATTTTATTTTCTGGCAG GTTTATTATGACACCAGTGAGGGGAGGAAGGTATGCACCTACTACCATTTGGTGTCCATGCCTGCTATTCTTCTAATTGACCCTGTCACTGGGCAAAAAATACATGCTTGGAATGGAATGGTTCACCCAGACCGTTTACTCGAG GATTTACTACCTTACCTGGATAAAGGTCCGAAAGAGCACCATGCAGCTCAACCTCAAAAGCGCCCAAGGAAAGTTGATCAGGAAGCTTCTTCGGGCAAGCAAG GCAAAATAGTTGttgaggatgaagatgaagaacTAGCACGGGCAGTAGCAGCTTCGCTAGAGGAGAGTAAAGAAGTCATTGAAGCATCAGACGCTAGTGATGACATGGCTGAAGCTGAACCTGAGGTGGACAATGAGCCCAGCTTAAAAATCAAGCCTGATTATCCTCCTCTCCCTGAAGAACCTACAGGAAGCAGGGACCTTCTCTGCAGGGTTGCGATTCGGCTACCGAACAATCGGAGGATCCAAAGAAACTTTCTTCACACAGATCCTATCAAG CTCTTGTGGTCATTATGCGCTCCTCAGGTTGAGGACGGGGAGAAGAGGGCTTTCCACTTCGTACAGGCCATTCCTGGAGCATCCCAGAAACTGGAGTTCGGAAGCGACCAAACTTTCAAGGAAGCCGGGCTGGCCAACTCGATGATCAACCTCTTGTGGGACTGA